The window GGACATAGCCCAGTGCGAATCCGCAGAGCAACAACACGGCGGGTGCCAGCGGCAGGAGCTTCCTGAGCATTCTTTCCTCCATCCAGGAGGCGCAGTCTAGGCAATTTCCACTACTGCTGGCCATCGTTGACGTCAATTTTTGGCTGATCGGTCAGCCACTTGCAGAACATTCAACGTTTGTCTTCGGCGTCCTTGGCGTCCATTTCGGCGTTGCGTTCATGGATACGGCGCAGTTGCTCCTCGGTGAGCGGAAGCTTCTTCGCCGTATCGCGCAGCATCAGCAACGCCCCGACAATCGAGCCCAGGGCAAGGGCGATGATCAACCAGGCATACCAGGGCATGATCCCGTCTCCGACAGTGTTTGTAGCCTCTAACGATACGCTGGCGGGGCGGTTCGCGCAGGTCTTTGTGGCTGGGGCTTATTTCATCCACTGCGTCAGCCGGAGCGTGAACAGGATGCTCAGGCACATGCAGACGAAGGCCAGCCAGGCGTTCGGCCACAGCAGCGGCATGCCGAACAGGATCAGGCTGTCGTTGCCGCCAGGCACCAGACTCGCGCCGGTGCCCATCAGGGCGCCACCGGTCAGGCAGCGGGCAAGATCCGTGGCGCGGGGCCAGCGATGCTGCCAGCTTCCGGAAAGCCAGCCGCCGAGCAGGGCGCCGGCGAACAGCGCGGGGAGCAGCAGGCCGCGGACGCCCAGGTGCATGAAGCGTCCGCTGGCCAGCTCGCTGAGCACATCGGTGTAGCTCCAGGCGCCGACCACGCAGAACAGCCCGAGGAAGCACAATGCGATGACCAGGGTTGCCAGATGCGCGGAGCGTGGCGCGACGCCCGTGCGCCATGCGCCGCGAACTATCCAGCTGCCGCGCAGCGCCAGGGGCAACAGCACCAGCGCTGGCAGGGCGGGCGGCAGGTTCTGCAGCCAGGTGGGCAGGGCCATGGGCATTTCCGCCGCCGTCGCACCCCAATAGCGGGCGAGCACGCAGCCGCCGAGGAACCCCAGCGGCGTGCCGAACCAAGCCCACTGGCCGGAGCCGAGCCGGGCGACGGTGCCGAACACGCACCCGCCGTTGACCAGTGCGCCCACGCCCAGCAGCACGCCACCGGTGACGGCTCCCCAGTGCAGGTCGAACCCCATGGGGACGTTCGGCAGAAGACCGAGCGCGCGCAAGGCGATCAGCCCGGCCATGACCCACAGCGTGGCCTCCAGCAATGCGGCGAAACGAGTCCAGCGCCGATGCTGCAGGGCTTCCTCGATGGCGGCGACCAGGCAGGTGCCGCCGCGCTGGATGGCGAACCCCATGAGCAATGCCAGCGCCAGGCTGGCGAGCAGGATCGGCATCACATTGACTCCCATCGAGGTCGTCCCTCCAGGCAGTAGACGCGGCCCTGGGTCCATTGTTACGCCGCAATGAAGCCCCGATGAAAATT of the Pseudomonas sp. PSE14 genome contains:
- a CDS encoding DUF2897 family protein: MPWYAWLIIALALGSIVGALLMLRDTAKKLPLTEEQLRRIHERNAEMDAKDAEDKR
- a CDS encoding YeeE/YedE thiosulfate transporter family protein; protein product: MGVNVMPILLASLALALLMGFAIQRGGTCLVAAIEEALQHRRWTRFAALLEATLWVMAGLIALRALGLLPNVPMGFDLHWGAVTGGVLLGVGALVNGGCVFGTVARLGSGQWAWFGTPLGFLGGCVLARYWGATAAEMPMALPTWLQNLPPALPALVLLPLALRGSWIVRGAWRTGVAPRSAHLATLVIALCFLGLFCVVGAWSYTDVLSELASGRFMHLGVRGLLLPALFAGALLGGWLSGSWQHRWPRATDLARCLTGGALMGTGASLVPGGNDSLILFGMPLLWPNAWLAFVCMCLSILFTLRLTQWMK